A window from Pokkaliibacter sp. MBI-7 encodes these proteins:
- a CDS encoding oxidoreductase, with translation MSSSKVVVVTGVSSGIGRATAQKFVEKGCRVFGTVRSIARTHELQGVTLIEMDVRDEASVERAVQSIIAQARRIDVLINSAGVTLLGATEETSVAEAQTLFDTNLFGILRVIRAVLPQMREQRSGRIVNVSSVLGFLPAPYMALYSASKHAVEGLSETLDHEVRTFGIRVALVEPSFTKTNMDLNAPVTAATISDYQQERSVVTTAIQENVQKAPKPEGVATTIVEAGLGAWKMRHTPKGEASLLAKLRRFMPAGPVSKGLRKTFGLA, from the coding sequence ATGTCATCTTCCAAAGTTGTTGTCGTGACCGGTGTGTCCTCAGGGATTGGCCGTGCCACTGCGCAGAAGTTTGTCGAAAAGGGCTGCCGGGTATTTGGCACCGTGCGCAGCATTGCACGCACTCATGAGCTTCAGGGCGTCACCCTGATCGAGATGGATGTCCGTGACGAAGCCTCGGTCGAACGCGCTGTCCAGAGCATCATCGCGCAGGCCAGACGCATTGATGTGCTGATTAACAGTGCCGGTGTGACCCTGCTCGGGGCCACAGAAGAGACCTCGGTGGCGGAGGCTCAAACGCTGTTTGATACCAACCTGTTCGGCATCCTGCGGGTAATCAGGGCAGTGCTGCCGCAGATGCGTGAGCAGCGCAGCGGGCGCATCGTCAACGTCAGCTCAGTGCTGGGCTTTCTGCCGGCACCTTACATGGCGCTTTATTCAGCCTCCAAGCATGCGGTTGAGGGGCTGTCCGAAACCCTTGATCACGAGGTGCGCACGTTCGGCATTCGCGTTGCGCTGGTTGAGCCTTCCTTCACTAAGACCAATATGGACCTCAATGCACCGGTCACGGCCGCCACCATCAGTGACTACCAGCAGGAGCGCAGCGTGGTCACGACGGCCATTCAGGAGAATGTGCAGAAAGCCCCTAAACCCGAGGGCGTCGCCACCACCATCGTCGAGGCGGGCCTGGGTGCCTGGAAAATGCGCCATACCCCCAAAGGCGAAGCCTCTTTACTCGCTAAGTTGCGCCGTTTTATGCCAGCAGGCCCGGTCAGCAAGGGACTGAGAAAGACCTTTGGTCTGGCCTGA
- a CDS encoding MFS transporter, translating into MTHAHHTEASPAIASPWPVFWVASVAVFLVSMDGTMLFAAFSALRAGFPQATAADLSWVLNAYTVVYAALLVPAGGLADRHGRKKVFIAGVVLFLLASVACGLAGTVHWLVAARVLQAMGAALLTPASLSLVLGAFPAERRAIAVSLWGAVGGLAAAVGPSLGSFAIAALGWQWAFYLNVPLGLFSVWRGMTLLQESRQFSSRRPLDVAGMGLLIIGVGALALAVVQADSPQWSRQALLASAATGVLGLAGFIAWARVAPAPLVDLNLFRHPTYRYVNLATFSFGIAFAMMFFAFFFYMNAIWNYPLPLAGIAMAPGPLMVIPAAALSGRAASRHGHRPLLLAGCLIYAGSALWFYLVPGVEPAYLTQWLPGMLLSGIGIGMVMPSLSGAAVSHLPAEHYAVGGAVNQAVRQIGSVIGVALTVLILGSASLQRASFDAIYLCHMGLALLTAVLCLPVSTAPATIRNASTTPPDAARPIS; encoded by the coding sequence ATGACTCATGCGCACCATACCGAAGCCTCCCCCGCTATAGCCTCCCCCTGGCCGGTGTTCTGGGTGGCCAGCGTGGCGGTATTTCTGGTGTCGATGGACGGCACCATGCTGTTTGCCGCCTTCAGCGCCCTGCGTGCCGGTTTTCCGCAGGCGACAGCTGCCGACCTGTCATGGGTCCTGAATGCCTACACCGTGGTCTATGCCGCACTGCTGGTCCCGGCGGGCGGGCTGGCCGACCGGCATGGACGCAAGAAGGTCTTTATCGCGGGTGTCGTGCTGTTTCTGCTCGCTTCCGTGGCCTGCGGGCTGGCAGGCACCGTGCACTGGCTGGTGGCAGCAAGGGTGCTGCAGGCTATGGGCGCGGCGTTGCTGACACCGGCGTCGCTGTCACTGGTGCTGGGCGCCTTTCCGGCTGAGCGGCGCGCCATTGCCGTCAGCCTGTGGGGCGCCGTTGGCGGTCTGGCCGCCGCCGTCGGCCCCAGTCTGGGCTCATTCGCCATTGCCGCGCTGGGCTGGCAGTGGGCGTTCTATCTCAACGTCCCGCTGGGTCTGTTCTCTGTCTGGCGTGGCATGACGCTGCTGCAGGAGTCACGGCAGTTCAGCAGCCGACGCCCGCTGGATGTGGCAGGCATGGGCCTGCTGATTATCGGGGTGGGGGCACTGGCGCTGGCGGTCGTGCAGGCCGATTCCCCTCAATGGTCGCGTCAGGCGCTGCTGGCCTCTGCCGCTACCGGCGTGCTTGGACTGGCGGGTTTTATTGCCTGGGCGCGAGTCGCTCCTGCGCCGCTGGTGGATCTGAATCTGTTCCGTCACCCCACCTATCGCTACGTAAATCTGGCCACCTTCAGCTTTGGCATTGCGTTCGCGATGATGTTCTTTGCGTTCTTTTTCTACATGAATGCAATCTGGAACTATCCCTTACCGCTGGCTGGCATTGCCATGGCACCGGGCCCGCTGATGGTCATTCCGGCCGCCGCGCTGTCCGGCCGGGCAGCCAGCCGTCATGGTCATCGCCCGCTGCTGCTCGCGGGCTGCCTGATCTATGCTGGCAGTGCGCTCTGGTTCTATCTGGTGCCCGGCGTGGAACCTGCCTACCTGACTCAATGGCTGCCGGGCATGCTGCTCAGCGGTATCGGCATCGGCATGGTTATGCCTTCGCTGTCAGGGGCGGCAGTCAGCCACTTACCCGCAGAGCACTATGCCGTCGGCGGTGCCGTCAATCAGGCAGTCCGCCAGATCGGCTCCGTCATTGGCGTCGCGCTGACGGTGCTGATACTGGGCAGTGCCAGCCTGCAACGCGCCAGCTTTGACGCCATTTATCTTTGCCATATGGGACTGGCGCTGCTCACCGCAGTGCTCTGCCTGCCGGTCAGCACCGCGCCAGCGACTATCCGCAACGCCAGTACAACGCCGCCGGATGCAGCCAGACCCATAAGCTGA
- a CDS encoding PaaI family thioesterase, whose amino-acid sequence MSTPPHSDWIAQHEAACQRALAGGGKAGIATLEQLAGKSGREILEGMMAGTLPYPPMNDTMNMTLLETGDGYALFQGIPLPQHYNPAGTVHGGWFATLLDSALGCAVQSTLAPARSYTTVELSTHIVRPASYRTGPLRASARVIHDGRRLLTAEARVEDESGRLYAHATAICMPLDMPPV is encoded by the coding sequence ATGAGTACCCCACCCCATTCTGACTGGATAGCGCAGCACGAAGCGGCCTGTCAGCGCGCACTTGCCGGCGGCGGGAAAGCCGGTATCGCCACGCTGGAGCAGCTGGCGGGAAAAAGCGGAAGAGAGATTCTCGAAGGGATGATGGCGGGCACGCTGCCCTACCCGCCCATGAATGACACCATGAACATGACCCTGCTGGAGACTGGTGACGGCTACGCCCTGTTTCAGGGCATTCCGCTGCCCCAGCATTACAACCCGGCCGGCACGGTTCACGGTGGCTGGTTTGCCACCCTGCTGGATTCGGCTCTGGGCTGCGCCGTACAAAGTACACTGGCTCCCGCGCGAAGCTATACCACGGTGGAGCTGAGCACCCATATTGTCCGCCCGGCGTCATACCGGACGGGCCCGTTACGCGCCAGCGCCCGCGTCATCCATGATGGCCGCCGCCTGCTCACTGCCGAGGCCCGTGTGGAAGATGAAAGCGGCAGGCTGTATGCCCATGCCACGGCGATCTGCATGCCGCTGGACATGCCGCCCGTCTGA
- a CDS encoding NAD(P)-dependent alcohol dehydrogenase yields the protein MLKVLGYAAESATSPLKPFTFERRDARPDDVTIEILYSGVCHSDIHQARNEWGNSVFPMVPGHEIIGRVSAVGSDVQKYKVGDLVGVGCMVESCRVCSSCKADLEQYCAKGMAPTYNGFHLHSDNLPTYGGYSKTIVVTEHFVVKIPDALDIKSAAPILCAGITTYSPLKHYGVKAGDKVGIIGMGGLGHMGVKYARALGAEVTIFTRSASKVAEAKKQGADHVIVSTDPAQMEAAYESFDFMLDTVPTKHDYNPYLACLKVDGTHIIVGQVEPLDEPAIHSFHLIGKRRKLVGSMIGGMKETQEVLDFSAEHGITCDVEMIRMDQINEAYERMIKGDVKYRFVIDMASL from the coding sequence ATGTTGAAAGTACTGGGATACGCGGCCGAGTCCGCCACAAGCCCTCTGAAACCCTTTACATTCGAGCGTCGGGACGCGCGGCCTGACGATGTCACCATTGAAATTCTCTACAGCGGTGTCTGCCATTCCGACATCCATCAGGCCCGTAACGAATGGGGCAATTCGGTGTTCCCGATGGTGCCCGGCCATGAAATTATCGGCCGCGTCAGTGCCGTCGGCAGTGATGTGCAGAAATACAAGGTCGGTGATCTGGTGGGGGTTGGCTGTATGGTCGAGTCCTGCCGGGTGTGTTCTTCCTGCAAGGCCGATCTGGAGCAGTACTGCGCCAAAGGCATGGCGCCGACCTACAACGGCTTCCATCTGCACAGCGACAACCTGCCCACCTACGGCGGTTACTCCAAAACCATCGTGGTGACTGAGCACTTCGTGGTGAAAATCCCCGATGCGCTGGACATCAAATCTGCAGCACCCATTCTCTGCGCCGGTATCACTACCTATTCCCCGCTCAAGCATTACGGTGTCAAAGCCGGTGACAAGGTCGGCATTATCGGTATGGGTGGTCTGGGCCATATGGGCGTCAAATACGCCAGGGCACTGGGTGCCGAAGTAACCATCTTCACCCGTTCCGCCAGCAAAGTGGCCGAGGCCAAAAAACAGGGAGCGGATCACGTGATCGTTTCCACCGATCCGGCACAGATGGAAGCCGCGTACGAGAGCTTCGACTTCATGCTCGACACCGTGCCCACCAAGCACGATTACAACCCCTATCTGGCCTGCCTGAAAGTTGATGGTACCCACATCATCGTCGGTCAGGTGGAGCCGCTGGATGAGCCCGCCATTCACAGCTTCCACCTGATCGGCAAACGCCGCAAACTGGTCGGCTCGATGATCGGCGGTATGAAGGAAACGCAGGAAGTGCTGGATTTCTCCGCTGAGCACGGCATCACCTGTGACGTGGAGATGATCCGCATGGATCAGATCAACGAAGCCTATGAACGCATGATCAAGGGTGATGTGAAGTATCGCTTTGTGATCGACATGGCCTCGCTGTAA
- a CDS encoding AraC family transcriptional regulator → MTTARQPLDNCPFNTPTDGTTAAIETLTAESANIPACREDLVQLLQPLIRQEGFQSTAVDGVHVVSSIYGCQRNPMIYEPGIFIVAQGRKIGYLGENRYHYDPGNYLVQTLPLPFECETFASPQMPMMGLAVLIDPVMLSELVAQMGYSHHPEQADVEPMASVPMNASMHQAVLRLLQTLNDPLEARVLGSARVREVLYEVLRGPCSGALLQLLRQQGNFSRIVHVLSYLHRHYNQPLEIEQLAREANMSLSTFHLHFKNVTCSSPLQYLKRIRLLKARQLIMQGENNVSTAAMEVGYESPSQFSREYKRYFGAAPRSERVGA, encoded by the coding sequence ATGACGACTGCACGCCAGCCCCTGGACAATTGCCCCTTCAACACGCCAACCGATGGCACCACCGCCGCGATAGAAACCCTGACCGCAGAGAGCGCGAATATCCCCGCCTGCCGGGAAGATCTGGTGCAACTGCTGCAACCGCTGATCCGGCAGGAAGGTTTTCAGTCCACCGCCGTCGACGGCGTGCATGTGGTCAGTTCGATCTACGGTTGTCAGCGCAATCCGATGATCTACGAGCCGGGCATTTTCATCGTCGCGCAGGGGCGCAAGATCGGTTACCTCGGCGAAAACCGCTATCACTATGACCCCGGTAACTATCTGGTGCAGACCCTGCCACTGCCGTTCGAGTGTGAAACCTTTGCCTCGCCGCAGATGCCGATGATGGGGCTGGCGGTGCTGATTGACCCGGTGATGCTGTCGGAGCTGGTAGCGCAGATGGGCTACAGCCATCACCCCGAGCAGGCGGATGTGGAGCCGATGGCCTCGGTGCCGATGAATGCCTCCATGCATCAGGCGGTGCTGCGCCTGTTACAGACCCTCAATGATCCGCTGGAAGCCAGAGTGCTGGGCAGTGCCCGGGTGCGTGAAGTGCTGTATGAAGTGCTGCGCGGCCCCTGCAGTGGGGCGTTGCTGCAGCTGTTACGCCAGCAGGGCAACTTCTCCCGCATCGTGCATGTGCTTAGCTATCTGCACCGGCACTACAACCAGCCGCTGGAAATCGAGCAGCTGGCGCGGGAGGCCAATATGAGCCTGTCGACCTTCCATCTTCACTTCAAGAACGTCACCTGCAGTTCACCGCTGCAGTACCTGAAGCGTATCCGCCTGCTCAAGGCCCGCCAGCTGATCATGCAGGGGGAGAACAACGTCAGTACCGCCGCCATGGAAGTGGGCTATGAAAGCCCGTCGCAGTTCAGCCGGGAATACAAACGCTATTTTGGCGCGGCGCCCCGCAGTGAACGGGTCGGCGCCTGA
- a CDS encoding LysR family transcriptional regulator, which translates to MSDWDDLRIFLETARCSRLVDAARRLGLDHSTVSRRIRRFEERLSTQLFERDAQGYTLSVAGAQLLERAEQMEQFVNQALEEAGGQNRQLYGNVRLGTTEGFGHFVIAPQLAHFCLQYPAINVDLMPLPRIVNLNRNEADLAISVERPEHASLVVSKLCDYRLRLYASRDYLQQHPPIRKRRDLARHTLISYVEDLLFTDELNYMRSIIPDSLPSFRSTSVISQYTAACEGLGVAILPCFLASRNEQLLPLLEQDIDLVRSFWLTAPADRRRLARITVLWDYLKQSMDDNRAFLMGESRQMQMPLPVVAEAGEAGVTGSRGAA; encoded by the coding sequence ATGTCCGATTGGGATGATTTGCGCATCTTTCTGGAAACCGCGCGCTGCAGCCGTCTGGTCGATGCCGCCCGCCGTCTTGGTCTTGATCATTCCACCGTTTCACGGCGTATCCGCCGCTTCGAGGAGCGGCTGTCGACCCAGTTGTTTGAGCGTGATGCCCAGGGCTACACCCTGTCTGTGGCGGGGGCCCAGCTGCTGGAGCGTGCCGAGCAGATGGAGCAGTTCGTCAATCAGGCGCTGGAGGAGGCTGGCGGGCAAAACCGCCAGCTGTACGGTAACGTACGGCTGGGTACGACCGAAGGTTTTGGCCACTTTGTCATCGCCCCGCAGCTGGCCCATTTCTGCCTGCAGTACCCGGCCATCAATGTCGATCTGATGCCCCTGCCACGTATCGTCAATCTCAACCGCAATGAGGCCGATCTGGCGATCTCGGTGGAGCGCCCGGAGCACGCCAGTCTGGTGGTGTCGAAGCTGTGTGATTACCGTCTCAGGCTGTATGCCAGCCGTGATTACCTGCAGCAGCATCCGCCCATTCGCAAGCGCCGCGATCTGGCCCGTCATACCCTGATCAGCTATGTCGAGGATCTGCTGTTTACCGATGAGCTGAATTACATGCGCTCGATCATTCCTGACAGTCTGCCGAGTTTTCGCAGTACCAGTGTGATCTCTCAGTACACCGCCGCCTGCGAGGGGCTGGGGGTGGCCATCCTGCCGTGCTTTCTGGCTTCACGGAATGAGCAGCTGCTGCCACTGCTTGAGCAGGACATTGATCTGGTGCGCAGCTTCTGGCTGACCGCCCCGGCAGACCGGCGGCGACTGGCACGGATCACCGTGCTGTGGGATTACCTCAAGCAGAGCATGGACGATAACCGCGCCTTTCTGATGGGCGAGTCACGGCAGATGCAGATGCCGCTGCCGGTTGTCGCCGAAGCGGGGGAGGCTGGCGTAACAGGTTCACGCGGTGCGGCCTGA
- a CDS encoding TRAP transporter substrate-binding protein: MKYSAIRYGFPLAAGLSLAIAATVVQADGPKSMDVASTFATTNFLGAGAKHLAEQIDITTGGAVKLRVHEPGDLVPPFEVFNSVSSGAVDAGWDWIGYWAGTVPVTNLYGALPFGPTPDAFMSWMWAGDGTKLLQSAYDQYNVHVLPCFISPQETGGWYNKEINSVEDFKGLRMRISGLGAKVLSKLGASTQLIPGNEIYLALERGRIDATEFSIPQVDQAMGFNEIAKYYYFPGWHQSASWFSFIVNKDVWDKYSDERKAQMETACRSTLQWSMAGAAEKQVQIIDELKAKGVEVRRFPDPVLKALRSTWDEVRAEEEKTNPRFKEAYESLMKYVDLNDQWYKLQELPRD, from the coding sequence ATGAAATACAGTGCGATCCGCTACGGCTTTCCTCTCGCCGCAGGGCTGAGTCTGGCCATAGCGGCTACGGTCGTGCAGGCCGATGGACCGAAGTCCATGGATGTCGCCAGTACCTTCGCCACCACCAACTTCCTCGGTGCCGGTGCCAAGCATCTGGCCGAGCAGATCGACATCACCACCGGCGGTGCGGTGAAGCTGCGCGTGCACGAACCCGGTGATCTGGTGCCGCCGTTTGAAGTGTTCAACTCGGTATCCTCCGGTGCGGTCGATGCCGGCTGGGACTGGATCGGTTACTGGGCAGGTACGGTGCCGGTCACCAACCTCTACGGTGCACTGCCTTTTGGCCCCACTCCGGATGCCTTCATGTCGTGGATGTGGGCAGGCGACGGCACCAAGCTGCTGCAGTCCGCCTATGACCAGTACAACGTTCATGTGCTGCCCTGCTTCATTTCTCCGCAGGAAACCGGCGGCTGGTACAACAAGGAAATCAACAGCGTGGAAGACTTCAAGGGTCTGCGCATGCGGATTTCCGGGCTGGGTGCCAAGGTACTGAGCAAGCTGGGGGCTTCCACCCAGCTGATCCCCGGCAATGAAATCTATCTGGCGCTGGAACGTGGCCGTATCGATGCCACCGAGTTCTCCATCCCGCAGGTGGATCAGGCCATGGGCTTCAACGAGATCGCCAAGTACTACTACTTCCCCGGCTGGCACCAGTCGGCCAGCTGGTTCTCCTTTATCGTCAACAAGGATGTCTGGGACAAATACAGCGACGAGCGCAAAGCCCAGATGGAAACGGCCTGCCGCTCTACCCTGCAGTGGTCCATGGCCGGTGCCGCCGAGAAACAGGTACAGATCATCGACGAGCTGAAAGCCAAGGGTGTGGAAGTCCGCCGCTTCCCCGATCCGGTGCTGAAGGCACTGCGCTCCACCTGGGATGAGGTGCGCGCCGAGGAAGAGAAAACCAATCCTCGCTTCAAGGAAGCCTACGAGTCGCTGATGAAGTACGTCGACCTCAACGACCAGTGGTACAAGCTGCAGGAGTTGCCACGTGACTGA
- a CDS encoding TRAP transporter small permease subunit, with amino-acid sequence MTEPTWRSSSARALTALARPLMASGEWVGKVSSWLVIGVALLVLTTVLLNALGINEVARWQDKVLLLGDAITINSVTEMQWHLFGLLTLLGGTYALHHDTHVRVDLVYHGLSQRNRAIIDVLGHLIFLLPFCVLIAWLSRHFVEMSFVSHEQSNYGGLTDRWIIKAALPLGLLFLAVNALGQVLENIAFLLDPTQFPDRLEKAHAG; translated from the coding sequence GTGACTGAACCAACCTGGCGCTCCAGTAGCGCCAGGGCATTAACTGCCCTGGCGCGGCCGCTGATGGCTTCGGGAGAGTGGGTTGGCAAGGTTTCCAGCTGGCTGGTCATCGGAGTGGCACTGCTGGTACTGACCACGGTGCTGCTCAATGCGCTGGGAATCAACGAAGTTGCCCGGTGGCAGGACAAAGTCCTGCTGCTGGGCGATGCCATCACCATCAACAGCGTGACCGAAATGCAGTGGCATCTGTTCGGTCTGCTGACTCTGCTGGGCGGCACCTATGCTCTGCACCATGACACCCATGTGCGGGTCGATCTGGTCTATCACGGTCTGAGTCAGCGCAACCGCGCCATCATCGACGTGCTCGGTCACCTGATCTTCCTGCTGCCTTTCTGTGTGCTGATTGCCTGGCTGTCACGGCATTTCGTCGAGATGTCGTTTGTCTCCCACGAGCAGTCCAACTATGGCGGCCTGACCGACCGCTGGATCATCAAGGCAGCACTGCCACTGGGCTTGCTGTTCCTCGCCGTCAACGCGCTGGGACAGGTGCTGGAAAATATCGCCTTTTTGCTCGATCCCACGCAGTTCCCGGATCGTCTGGAGAAAGCTCATGCTGGATGA
- a CDS encoding TRAP transporter large permease subunit — MLDEYGLPILMVVALLVTLFTGYPVAFLLGGLGIVFAFIGGINLAFLGTVSSRIFGGVIENWLMIAIPLFVFMGLMLEKSGVARNLLLTLQRLFGRVHGGLAISVALLGIVMAASTGIIGASVVMLGLLALPVMLKQNYKPEVACGIIAASGTLGILIPPSIMLVLMGSIMQISVGALFKAALVPGLLLGALYVLYLTIIGKLRPDWAPLPDENAEDVDTTPLAAALARDLLGPVILIAAVLGSIMAGIATPTEAAAIGAAGSMLLALFARTLNLGTLRDVMRDTSRTSAMILFVVVGATCFSVVFKRLGGDIMIEEMITGTGLGPYGLLLLVMGLIFFLGFFLEWIEISFVVLPLLVPVIAKLDFGLGLSSQAILVWFAVLVAVNLQTSFLTPPFGYALFYLKGITHGEISIGMIYRSIIPFVLLQVLGLILCILFPSLVLWLPGMTGSG, encoded by the coding sequence ATGCTGGATGAGTATGGTCTGCCCATCCTGATGGTGGTTGCCCTGCTGGTCACCCTGTTCACCGGCTACCCGGTGGCCTTCCTGCTCGGCGGGCTGGGCATCGTCTTTGCCTTTATCGGGGGCATCAATCTGGCCTTTCTCGGCACCGTATCGTCGCGCATCTTCGGCGGAGTGATCGAGAACTGGCTGATGATCGCCATCCCGCTGTTTGTGTTCATGGGGCTGATGCTGGAAAAGTCCGGCGTCGCGCGCAATCTGCTGCTGACCCTGCAACGGCTGTTTGGCCGGGTGCACGGCGGGCTGGCGATTTCGGTGGCGCTGCTGGGTATCGTCATGGCCGCCAGCACCGGCATCATCGGCGCGTCGGTGGTGATGCTGGGCCTGCTGGCACTGCCGGTGATGCTCAAACAGAACTATAAGCCGGAAGTGGCCTGCGGCATCATCGCCGCCTCGGGCACCCTCGGCATTCTGATTCCACCGTCAATCATGCTGGTGCTGATGGGGTCGATCATGCAGATTTCGGTCGGTGCGCTGTTCAAGGCCGCACTGGTCCCAGGCCTGCTGCTCGGTGCCCTCTATGTGCTGTATCTGACCATCATCGGCAAGCTGCGGCCTGACTGGGCGCCCCTGCCGGATGAAAACGCCGAAGATGTCGATACCACCCCGCTGGCGGCGGCACTGGCTCGTGACCTGCTTGGCCCGGTGATCCTGATCGCCGCCGTACTGGGTTCGATCATGGCCGGCATTGCCACGCCGACCGAGGCCGCGGCCATCGGTGCCGCAGGCTCGATGCTGCTGGCGCTGTTTGCCCGCACGCTCAACCTCGGCACGCTGCGCGATGTCATGCGCGACACCTCCCGCACCAGCGCCATGATTCTGTTTGTGGTGGTCGGCGCTACCTGCTTCAGCGTGGTGTTCAAGCGCCTCGGTGGCGACATCATGATCGAAGAAATGATCACCGGTACCGGCCTCGGCCCTTATGGCCTGTTGCTGCTGGTGATGGGGCTGATCTTCTTCCTCGGTTTCTTCCTCGAATGGATCGAAATCAGCTTTGTGGTGCTGCCGCTGCTGGTGCCGGTGATTGCCAAGCTGGACTTCGGGCTGGGGCTGTCCAGTCAGGCCATTCTGGTGTGGTTCGCGGTGCTGGTGGCGGTCAATCTGCAGACCAGCTTCCTCACCCCGCCGTTTGGTTATGCGCTGTTCTACCTCAAGGGCATTACCCACGGTGAAATCAGCATCGGCATGATCTACCGCTCGATCATTCCCTTCGTGCTGTTGCAGGTGCTGGGGCTGATTCTGTGCATTCTGTTCCCTTCACTGGTGCTGTGGCTGCCGGGTATGACCGGCAGCGGTTAG
- a CDS encoding polymorphic toxin type 44 domain-containing protein — protein sequence MSNPNSCPTPNGLAVTSNPAGQPYLDELTPIAEYMAREISTNLRSPDVRAMKHLNHSADYFLNHAREMKNWGLGELLDWGKDKAKGLTAREAAMMIWTIKVAQDSSWDHKPIIGRCFHPRDPQAQHYHAWKDRRYFYDIWSNIHYGFIGAAAGFTRSQLSDGAGLEQIGSTVIARQLPRRSAPYTGKLRDFDGENDRICVQLGISLYSRFPAGPTAKELVDSIINSAVQYSPPKP from the coding sequence ATGAGTAATCCCAATTCCTGCCCTACTCCCAATGGCCTCGCGGTCACCAGCAATCCTGCCGGTCAGCCCTACCTTGACGAACTCACCCCCATCGCCGAATACATGGCCAGAGAGATCAGCACTAACCTGCGTTCTCCTGACGTGCGGGCGATGAAACACCTGAACCATTCCGCTGACTACTTTCTCAATCATGCCCGTGAAATGAAAAACTGGGGTTTAGGGGAGTTACTGGACTGGGGTAAAGACAAGGCCAAAGGACTGACAGCCCGAGAGGCCGCCATGATGATCTGGACCATAAAGGTGGCACAGGACAGCAGCTGGGATCACAAGCCCATTATTGGCCGCTGTTTTCATCCGCGAGATCCGCAGGCTCAGCACTATCATGCATGGAAGGATCGTCGTTACTTCTACGACATTTGGTCCAATATTCACTATGGGTTTATTGGCGCAGCGGCTGGATTTACCCGCTCTCAGTTGTCCGATGGGGCAGGTCTTGAACAGATTGGTAGTACCGTCATCGCTCGACAGCTACCTCGCCGCTCCGCCCCCTATACAGGCAAGCTGCGTGACTTTGATGGAGAGAATGATCGCATTTGCGTCCAGCTTGGAATCAGTCTGTACTCAAGATTCCCTGCTGGACCGACCGCCAAAGAGCTAGTTGATAGCATCATTAACAGTGCTGTGCAGTACAGCCCTCCAAAGCCTTGA
- a CDS encoding AAA family ATPase encodes MQQQKETVQRQFVIVSGAPGAGKTTLAVLLAAQLGFPLFCKDFIKETLTDVLGDAGGDLAASRRLGAAAMELLWTLARNAPCVVLEANFRPYSDYERRQLLSLAATVVEVHCECGREETQRRFSLRAASGQQHGAHPLAERTDAMLAEYDRPVALGKVIRIDTRLPLALEPLVEDVRAALISF; translated from the coding sequence ATGCAGCAGCAAAAGGAGACAGTGCAGCGGCAATTTGTGATTGTCTCGGGAGCGCCGGGGGCGGGGAAAACCACTCTGGCCGTACTGCTGGCAGCACAGCTGGGCTTTCCGCTGTTCTGCAAGGATTTCATCAAGGAGACGCTGACTGACGTGCTGGGTGACGCCGGGGGTGACCTTGCGGCTTCCCGTCGCCTTGGCGCTGCCGCCATGGAACTCCTGTGGACACTGGCCCGCAATGCTCCCTGTGTCGTGCTTGAGGCCAACTTCCGCCCTTACAGCGACTATGAACGGCGTCAGTTGCTGAGCCTGGCGGCGACGGTGGTGGAGGTGCACTGCGAGTGTGGCCGGGAGGAAACCCAGCGGCGCTTCAGTCTGCGGGCGGCGAGCGGTCAGCAGCATGGCGCCCATCCTCTTGCCGAGCGGACCGACGCCATGCTGGCGGAATATGACCGGCCTGTGGCGCTGGGCAAGGTCATCCGTATCGATACCCGCCTGCCGCTGGCGCTGGAACCGCTGGTCGAGGACGTCAGGGCGGCGCTGATCTCCTTCTGA